The Flaviramulus sp. BrNp1-15 genome includes the window GCTGGCTTTATTTATTAATTCTTTTTTTAATTCAGTTCTATAGATTTGCATTTCCTCTCCAGTTTGAGTACAACAATTTTCTTTTCTCCAAACTGCCAACATCTAAACCTATAAGCTTTGTCGTTGTAATTTAATTTTCCACCAAATTGCCCAAAAGTCATATTAGATTCTTTGGTTTTAAAATATTCGTTATTGGTAGTTTTAATTTTTGTTTTGTGTAAATCTATATCATATTCAATCAAAGTCATTAAAATTCCATTTTTGGGAATTATTATATTTTTTGCCAATGTAAAATTAGTTATTCCTAATTCAGGCTGTCCCTCAACACCGTAAATTATCGCTACATACTGATTGTTAAATCACTTGGGATTTCTAGAGTTTTTTACTATATGATATTTATATTGGTTTGCTGAAATTAATATTCCGATTAATAGAAGAGGTGTTATTTTTTTCAGAATGTTCATTTAGCTTGTAGGTAACGATATGATATAAAATCGTTTTGATGTTTAATATCTACTGTAAACGAAGTTATCATTTTTATCTGTAAAAGTCAATAAATAAAAAAACCACCTTGTTTTCACAAAGTGGTTTTGGTTTATAATAGGATGCTGAAAATTTTCAGCGCGTATCAACTTATTTTATCATTTCGTAGCTACGTTTAATGAAGTTAGTAAGTTCTTCACCTTTAAGTAAACCTTGAGACAATCTCGCTAAATCTAAGCTTTGGTTAATTAAACGCTCTTGTTTCTTTTTGGTTTTAGTATTTAAAATTTCACCTACCAATTCAGAATTCGTGTTTACAACTAAGTTGTACATTTCTGGCATATTACCCATACCAAACATACCGCCGCCACCGGTTTGTTGCATCTCTTTCATTCTACGCATAAACTCTGGTTGCGTTATAGTGAAAGGCGATTCATTACTATCCATAGCTTCTAATTGTACCATAAATTTTTCAGAAGGAATAACTTCTTTAAGTAATTCATCTAAAGTTTTCTTTTGGTCTTCATCTAATTTAGAAATAGTGGTTTCATCTTTCTTAATTAAATTATTAATGTGATCACCATCAACACGTGCAAACGTAATATTTTCTTTAGTGCTTTCTAATTTCTGAATTAAATGTGATACAATTGGCGAATCTAAAAGCAATACTTCGTAACCTTTGGCTTTTGCAGTTTCAATATAACTGTGTTGTGCATCTTTGTCTGAAGCATAAAGAATCACTAATTTATCATCTTTATCGGTTTGATTTGCTTTTATTTTGTTGAATAATTCTTCGTATGTAAAATATTTACCATCAACAGTTGGGTAAAGCGCAAAGGCATCAGCTTTTTCAAAGAATTTTTCTTCTGAAAGCATTCCGTACTCAATTACAATTTTAATATCGTTCCATTTTGCTTCAAAATCTTCACGATTATTATTGAATAACGATTTTAATTTATCGGCAACCTTTCTGGTAATATAAGATGAAATCTTTTTAACCGCACCATCAGCTTGTAAGTAAGAACGCGATACGTTTAAAGGAATATCTGGAGAATCAATGACACCACGAAGCATAGTTAAAAACTCTGGAACAATACCTTCAACATTATCGGTTACAAAAACTTGATTTTGATACAGTTGAATTCTGTCTTTTTGAATATTTAAATCGTTCGTCATTTTTGGGAAATATAAAATCCCTGTTAAATTGAACGGATAATCTACATTTAAATGAATGTTGAATAACGGCTCCTCAAATTGCATGGGGTACAACTCACGATAAAAACCACTATAATCTTCATCTTTTAATTCTGTGGGTTGTTTTGTCCATGCAGGATTTGGATTATTGATTATATCATCAACCGTAATTTGTTTGTGTGGTTCAGTTGTTTCTTTACCGTCTTTATCTTTTGTTGTTTTAGGCGTAAAGTCTGGATCGTTTATTTCTTTAGTTCCAAATTTAATTGGAATGGGCATAAACTTGTTATACTTTAAAAGTAACTCTCTAATTCTACTTTCTTCTAAAAATTCTGTAGAATCTTCAGCAATATGAAGAATGATTTCTGTGCCACGTTCTTTTTTATCAGCTGTTTTTAATGTGAATTCTGGCGAGCCATCACAACTCCAATGTGCAGCAGGTTCACCTTTAAAAGACTTTGTGATAATTTCAACTTTTTCAGCAACCATAAATGCTGAATAGAAACCAAGACCAAAATGACCAATAATTCCTGAATCTTTAGCAGAATCTTTGTATTTATCTAAAAACTCTTCAGCTCCAGAAAAAGCTACTTGATTGATGTATTTTTCAACTTCATCGGCAGTCATACCTAAACCTTGGTCTATAATATGAAGCTTCTTGCCTTTTTTATCTACTTTAACTTCAATTTGCGGATTACCATATTCTACTTTAGCATCACCAACGTTTGTTAAGTGTTTTAGCTTTAAAGTAGCATCTGTAGCATTACTGATTAACTCACGTAAAAATATTTCGTGGTCGCTATATAAGAATTTTTTAATGAGTGGAAAGATGTTTTCTACCGATACATTAATATTTCCTTTTGTCATGATATGTGTGTTTTGTTGTTGTTTTAATTACATCAGAACAATAGTCAACAAAAATGCCAATTCACTAAATATGACAAACTGACATTTTATGAACAATATTTTATCGTACTATTAATATTGTTTAAATTGCATCCTTCTATTTTGTCAATTTGATAAAATTTAGCTTTAAAAAATGTATATTGAGTAAAAATTTGAATATGTATAATTCGAAAATAATAGGATTAGGTAAGTATGTGCCTGATAATGTGGTGACAAATGATGATTTGTCTAAAATGATGGATACCAATGATGCTTGGATTCAGGAACGCACAGGTATAAAAGAAAGACGTTGGATAAAAAAAGGAACTGAAGATACTTCTGCAGTTATGGGTGCTAAAGCCTCTAAAATTGCTATAGAACGTTCTGGTTTAACCAAAGATGATATAGATTTTATTGTGTTTGCAACCATGACACCAGATTATTATTTCCCTGGTTGTGGTGTACAAATACAAGATATGTTAGACATGAAAACGGTTGGAGCTATAGATATTAGAAATCAGTGCTCTGGTTTTATTTATGCCATATCAGTTGCAGACCAGTTTATAAAAACAGGTATGTATAAAAACGTTTTGGTTGTTGGTGCAGAATACCATAGCAACGGTTTAGATAAAACAACCAGAGGTAGAGGAGTAACGGTGATATTTGGAGATGGAGCAGGAGCATGTGTATTAACCAGAGAAGAAGATGCTACAAAAGGTATTTTATCAACACATTTGCATAGCGAAGGAAAACATGCAGATAAACTTATTGTTAAATCACCAAGTATTGCACATTGGGTTCCAGAAATCCTTGAAACTAAAGATGAAGATTTATCGTATTTCCCTTATATGGATGGGCAGTTTGTTTTTAAACATGCTGTAGTTCGTTTTAGTGAAGCCATTATGGAAGGTTTGATTAAAAATGGATTGAAAAAAGAAGATATTGATATGTTAATACCACATCAAGCTAATTTGAGAATAGCTCAATTTATACAAAAGAAATTTGGTTTAAATGATGATCAGGTTTTTAACAACATAATGAAATATGGAAATACTACAGCTGCGTCTGTAATTATTGCATTAACTGAAGCTTGGGAAGAAGGCAAAATTAAAGCAGGTGACCATGTTGTTTTAGCGGCATTTGGTAGCGGATTTACTTGGGGTAGTGCTATAATTAAATGGTAATCTAATTATTCAGAATACATTTTTGAATCTTGAAATAAAACAAAAAACCCGAAACTATATAGTTTCGGGTTTTTCTAGCTATTAATCAACTTCAACTAACACTAATGTGAAGAATCTTATTGTATTAGACGTAAAAAGTCTATTTATATTGCATGAGTTTTTAACATTTAACTTTTTTTAACAGGTTTAAAGAAAAAACCCGAAATATGAGTTTCGAGTTTTAAAATATACTAATCTTTAAATACGAAGTTTTTCTTGTGTAGACGACTAACTCTAAATAATTATTCTTTCGCTTTGGCTAGATTGTATATTACGTTTAACGTTGTGATATTGTGTTTATTGTATAAAATTTAAATTTTTTTTAAAAATTTTTGCTTTTTAAAAGCAAAACCCCAAAACATATATGTTTTGGGGTTTTTTATTTAATAAACTTGCAATAACACTAACCATCAATTATTATGCAGATTATTAAATTTTATATTTTATAGGAAGCCTCCGCCACCAGATGATGTGTTGTTGTCTCTTTGTTTTCTTCTAAGGGCACGGTATTTACCACCACCGAATCTGTAGGATAATGCAATATTCCAAGTGTTACTTTCCCAGTTAAACTGACCTAGTGAAGGATAAGGTGTGTCACCTTCAAATTCAAAATTCATAGTATTTAATATATCACTGTAGTTAAAACTGAATGTAGCTCTATTTTCTTCTAAGAAACTATAACGAAGTCCAGTATTTAGCATG containing:
- a CDS encoding 3-oxoacyl-ACP synthase III family protein, encoding MYNSKIIGLGKYVPDNVVTNDDLSKMMDTNDAWIQERTGIKERRWIKKGTEDTSAVMGAKASKIAIERSGLTKDDIDFIVFATMTPDYYFPGCGVQIQDMLDMKTVGAIDIRNQCSGFIYAISVADQFIKTGMYKNVLVVGAEYHSNGLDKTTRGRGVTVIFGDGAGACVLTREEDATKGILSTHLHSEGKHADKLIVKSPSIAHWVPEILETKDEDLSYFPYMDGQFVFKHAVVRFSEAIMEGLIKNGLKKEDIDMLIPHQANLRIAQFIQKKFGLNDDQVFNNIMKYGNTTAASVIIALTEAWEEGKIKAGDHVVLAAFGSGFTWGSAIIKW
- the htpG gene encoding molecular chaperone HtpG, producing MTKGNINVSVENIFPLIKKFLYSDHEIFLRELISNATDATLKLKHLTNVGDAKVEYGNPQIEVKVDKKGKKLHIIDQGLGMTADEVEKYINQVAFSGAEEFLDKYKDSAKDSGIIGHFGLGFYSAFMVAEKVEIITKSFKGEPAAHWSCDGSPEFTLKTADKKERGTEIILHIAEDSTEFLEESRIRELLLKYNKFMPIPIKFGTKEINDPDFTPKTTKDKDGKETTEPHKQITVDDIINNPNPAWTKQPTELKDEDYSGFYRELYPMQFEEPLFNIHLNVDYPFNLTGILYFPKMTNDLNIQKDRIQLYQNQVFVTDNVEGIVPEFLTMLRGVIDSPDIPLNVSRSYLQADGAVKKISSYITRKVADKLKSLFNNNREDFEAKWNDIKIVIEYGMLSEEKFFEKADAFALYPTVDGKYFTYEELFNKIKANQTDKDDKLVILYASDKDAQHSYIETAKAKGYEVLLLDSPIVSHLIQKLESTKENITFARVDGDHINNLIKKDETTISKLDEDQKKTLDELLKEVIPSEKFMVQLEAMDSNESPFTITQPEFMRRMKEMQQTGGGGMFGMGNMPEMYNLVVNTNSELVGEILNTKTKKKQERLINQSLDLARLSQGLLKGEELTNFIKRSYEMIK